TAGAAATGAACATCTTCACAGTACAAGTGTGTTCAGAGTAAAATTCAGAATGCTGCAAATACAAGTATTGTGCAAGCTAATGTTTTGGCTGTTATATTTTGGTTGCAGATTCACACATAAGGCCACTTGATTTAAACAAAAAGTGTAATCTGTTTTGCACCATATTGGGTTGGTTAAAAGGAAAGGGTTGAACATGCCATAAAACTAAACCTAACCTAGCGTGACAGGTGCCACAAGATATAAAAACATGATTCTAGTAAGACTATACTCTCTAATGATAGTGTTAAAAACAAGTTTAGGGCGATAAtccataatttatttttttttaaatgttgttaCCTAAACGTGATCACGGTGTAACTACATGAAAACCATCTTAGCAGCCAAAAGCCAAAACTTAAATAAATCGGAATGACGTGCATTGCAGCAAGGCACCCAGGTCATAATAAATACAGACATATTTAAAGGCAATGACACGATCCATGGCTGTGCATAGATTTCTCTTAATTACAATAAACGATATTTCACATTAGTGGATTTCAGTAATAAATAGGCCTTTGAATGCTACACCGTACATATATCATAGTGGTCATTAATATCTAGTTATCACCTCTCAGTTGGCTCATTACTTAGTCTTATGTCAGTATTAATGAGACAGCAGAAAGAAGTAAAGTGACTGCCGATGACGAGAATCAAAATTACACCATTTTCCCACGTAATGTTTTCCTGACTCCAAAAACACACCTTATGAGCTGTTGACTACAAAGTCAATTCCATACTTGATGTCCAGTCACATTCCCGATCAATGTTTAACCATTCTGATTCCAAATGTACTCCCATATAATCCAGTTTAGCTAAGGTTAAATATCCAATCAACGGGAAATAGAGAAGTTCATTCCTTGACTAGTGTCATGCAAGTTCAGCTGGTTATCGAGGCGACCCAACTGCGGAGCGACACACCCGAGAACGCAGCTTTTAGCGCAGGGACTGAAGCGTATACCAGCGTGAAACAGCGCATGGTAAGAAGTCCAGCGGGCTCCTCGCGCTGCGGCGCGTGGCTTTTATTCACCGACCGAGTTTAAAGAGGTCGCGCAGCAGTCGCGCGGCAGCTTCGCATCCACCGACGTGAAGGGAGTCCGGACAGGCTGCTGTGTCGACGACACGACATCACTCGACAGTCTCTGACATACCAACCTCCTATCCACTTAGGCTCGACCCTCCGCTTTCCGTGTCCGCTTTTTGCCCTCCCACTCCCCGACCCCAGTGGTGGTCGCTCCCTCCAGCTCCACGCGTAGCTACAAACACCAGGGCTCCTCTTCCTAAAGTAGACGACACAAAACGCCTCTTCCGAGTCCACCAGTGTCCTGTCAGTCAAATGTCGCGGTTCCCCTGCCGCCTCGGGCGCTTTACTGACTCTCAGCCTTTACAATGTTGTGCTTTCCGACGTATTTCCTTGTCTGTCCATTAAAAATAAGACCATTCGAATTTTAATCAAATTCGAATCAAAGCCGCCATATTTCCGTACGAAGGGTGGTTTTACCAAATCATGGGGGTGCACGCGTTTGACGTCAGCACGCAAATACATGTTGCGTACGCGCGTCTGCGCATTTTGGGCTGAGGATTTTTAAACGACAGCGGGGTGTATTCCATGCAGAGCTGAATCGTAGATACGATCTATTTACCGGTAGGTACCTTTTTAAGATTGTAATCCAACGGATAatcaaatcctaaaaaaaaCCCAGCTATGGTTAATACATGCATTGCGGTTTTAAAAACTTTCTTAAAGCACACTCAAAAATCAGCGTTTTAAAGTTGTACTTATTAATAACGGAAGAATTTTGGAGGAtgaataaaattttatatttcatacGAAAGTATAGCACGCATAGTCTCTAAGGAGGCGATCAGGTTTCTGGCAGTGTGGTGCTACGGTCAGCAAGACCAAGATGCTGGTCATCGATTTGCAGAAGTAGAAGGCAAACCATGCTCTCATTCCTGCCACACAGTGGAGAGTGTCAGCAACTTCAAGTTTCTGGGAGGTACCATCACAGACAAACTTATATGGACACAACACACATCAGCAGCAATGCAGAAGGTATGCCAATGTCCCCTTCATCAGACACCTGAAAAAGGTCCATGTCACCAGCAACCCTCACCAACTAGTACAGACGCACACTGGAATTCATGACCAATTACACTATGGTATTGCAGCTGCTCAGCTCAGGACCACAGGGCTCTGGGGAAGACCTCTCAGGTCATCGCCAGTATGCGCCTGCCTTCACTGCAGGACATTTTCACCACATGCCTTCCCAGAAAGGGAGGAAGCCTTATCAAAGATCCCAGTCACCCTGTGCAGCCATTTCCTCCCTCCTCCCTTCTAGCAAATGGCACAGAAACATCGCCAGTCAAATCATATGTTCcaggaacagtttctacccACAAGCCAAGAGTTACTAACCATATGATAAAGGCACTGTAGAATTAGTACTGGTCCTATGCACAGTACCATCTCCCCTCCCATTTGCTAGTtatttgtgatttttgtgttatttattgtttaattttctCCATTACTTTCTGTTCCTGTTGTCATTGTCTGATGCTGCTATTTGTTGTTATCCTTTAATGCACTGCAaactgattgggggggggggggggggatgagagTAAACATATCACTGCAATAAGTACGTAAGATGAAATTTAACTTCAGATACTGGAAACCGTACAGTTCAAGGGGGAGGGACTTTGGTCAGTCAAAGCAGAGTGCTTCACCATACTCACCTCAGCATAGGGCTGAATTTAGAGGCTTCTGCCCCCTTGAAAACAGTCAAAATTAGTCACACAATGTGCAGACCCACCCAATACCCACTGACATTCTAGGTAACATCATTGTAAATGAATATAAAACCATCTAAATTCATGTGGGCCAATCCTCATTAGCTACGTCTAACGAAAACTATTGTGCCAGTGGTTCTAAAGCTATGGGGACCCCCCTCCCAAACCATCAACGACTTTTACCGTAACCAAGATCTGAGATGTTACGCTGCGTAACAAGTTTGAGAGTCACCGCTCTAAGCAAATTCGGtaacagcacattttaaaagaataaatcGTTTTGAATCCTTATAGAGGAAAGAAGTTCACTGGATAAATCCCATATTAAACAGGAAAACCCACTAGTAGAAAAAAGGTAGAGTCCAACAACCTCCTTAAGGTCAATCTTTCTTAAATCACATTAGTAAGAGCAATAACATATGGTACAATTGTGACTATAAAATATGACCAGGTACTGTGATggtttactttatttattttaaattctgacaacaaaaatgttactgtacagttttttcttcttttaaaaaagGGTCCTGCTATCACTTTTGCAAACATACTTAAGTAGAATTACCACACAATTATTCATCTTGGAATTATTTACATGGGTTAAGTAATTATTTAGGATGCACTCTGCTTGATCCACTCATCAGGTTTCAGTCATGGGACAGCACCAGCAGATGCAGCTTCAGGTAACCCACCTCAAGGTATTTACCTGCAGAGGTAACTGATGCCCCCGCACCCACCCCTCAAAGAAAGTGAGACAACTGCTGTCCACTGAGAGTGATGGAGCTCAGTACAAACCATAATCAGGGGCCTGGGAGGATATGTCACCATGTACCCATGATGCATTGCTCTCTACCCAGCCTGTTCAACAAGCCGCTGTCGTGTAATCATCACAACTTCCTCCATCACCTCTGGTTTCAAAAGGTCCTTGATCTagaaaaattaaatattgaaatatataaTGAGTATGTCAAGTCACGGCGAAGAATTCGGATACTACAAATTATGCATTGGTCATCTCAATGGTACTTACAAATCTAAAATAATGCAGCATTAATGCAATAGGGAAACTACTGATTTTTTTACCTCTGATATTTAAGGTGAATGACCTATATTTATATTCACAGAAATTACATGTATGGCAGAGGTGTAAAGGTGGGTATATACAGGTATATACCTCTAAAAATGAATTTACTGTATACCCACCTAAAAATTGACGTGAAGTGTGTATACTTTAcagtataataaatatatatacccAACTACCAGGACACTACACCACTGAAGGTAGAGTATACTATATGAGAGCAGAAAACATACTTAGAAGAACAGCACGTCACCTCATGTGGTCGGGAAGACTCATAGCAGTAGAGCACGCTGGTGTCATACAGCATGACCTTATGGGTGGCCAGGGCAAGGATGCAGTTTCTCAGCCTGGAGATCACCTCCCTGTCAGGTAGAGAgacaggctgggggggcaggagaggTGAAGGGGAACAAGCAAGGTCAGAAAGAATCAGCAGACAGGAGCAGATAGAAGGAAAACAAGAGGAAAAGTGATTAAAAAGCAGCTCTCCACAAATGTAGATTTCTTGGGAATTTTATGGAAACTTAACTGAACGACATAGTGTGTATTTCTACATTTCTGGGGAAGTGAAGAGATGCATTCGGAGAAGTGATGACATCTCCCAGCAATGAAAACAATGTACCCACTACCCAGCATGTTAatttttcagctttattttagataaagaaaaaaacatcagcTTGTGACGTCTTGCATCATTGAACCCAGGGGTGAATAGTTCagttccagaaagtaaaaatccagaccgaggttttgtttccaccaaccagttgagcataaagagtcatagtcactcatatggttggttgaaacaaaatcttggtctggatttttgaaCTCTACTAGATTTTATTCTGCAGGAGCTCATACCTCCATGCTAGTGTGGAACCCGCCTGCCTCCTCATCCTGCTGACCTGGGGTAGGGTACAGCCATATGTAACCATTGTTACCCAGAATGATGGAGGCACCACAGGGAAGGTTGTGGAAGTGAGTCTTCTGTCTTTTCACCAAAGAGGGGGACACCTGCACCAGCACTCCCTGGCCCAACTGGAGTGGAGCACCAGAGAGACAGAACAGCGATTAGCCACACAAAACACTGGACttaaaggtcaaaggtcatgtcCAAAGCCCACTTAGGAACTAGTATAGTCTAAAGCAAAGCACATAACCTCAATTCCGTTCGTAAAATATATTGATGTGTAAAATAGGCAAACACACTAATTAAAGGCTAATTGTCCATTTAGTACAGGTTATATTTTCCAagtaaatatgtataaaaatgctTAATGCgcaatattaataaaaaataggTGGCTAGGTAGAAGAGCTGAAACTTACCTTTCCGTATTTAAGACTGCGagtgtggagagagagagctccATCAGAAAATACAGACTGGACCTCAGCCTAAGATGGATGCAGTCAAAGAAAAAACAGGAATGACAAACTTAATTTGAGCCTTTTAACATATCTAATGGTGGTTTTGGCTCAAAGACCTGCATTTGTTGCAACAAATTTGAAACCGCAAACAATTTGCCAATAAGCAACAAAATAAAAGGTATTGTAGActacaccagtgtttctcaaaccggtcATCAGGGGCCCCCAGacagtccttgtttttgctccctcccagttgccactaggagcaaaaatgtggacagtctggcacGGGGCTGAGAGAGTttaaaaacgtggaccgtctggggcccccccaaggactgggttgagaaatacTCGTCTAAACTGCTAGTCCACCTGTCAGAACGATTTTTAATTCCCACAGTATCTCAGtacaagtttattttttttgatgaATCACTATTTCTTGGCTGTCAGTCATTCAGAGGATACATTGATGAGGTCGCCCTCCTGGAGATAGTCCCTCATGGCCAGCTCATCTTCTGCACACCTCCTCCTCTGATGGCCACACAAAGCGAGAGCTTATCACCACACATGCCTCTGATGGATTTGCAGTTAGTGACATGGTAAAACAGTCTCAACCCcaattaacaacaaaaaaaaattatcccatgcataaaaaaaaccaaaatccCAGACAATAGAAATAAATTAATACCATACGATGATGAATTTGCAGGTTTTCACAAAATCTTAGCCTTAAGAGATCACAGATTTCATGCAGTACAGTAAGACACGGTTGCCGTTTATTGATATCACTACATCATTTTGGCGGTGGCTTTCTGTCTTCTTCTACTCCAAAACTTTCCCAAGTAATTAAATAATACATATGCTCAATATTGCCCCCTACCCCCCTGGAGGATAAGTAACAATTTACAGCACGAATGACAAGACTTGCCAGTCACAGTCATACCAAGTCATCCTGGATTAGTCAACTTGTGGCCATTATATATATTGTGTATCAAGTCATATTGTAAAGAGCAGTAAATATGGTAAAAATATGCAGATGGGGGCCTAAGCAGCCATATTCTTCAGCTTGTCAGTGCAGTGCTCACCAGCTCACCCCCAGGCAGATTTACGGAGGACAGCAGAAGCACCGAGTCCAGGCGCGAGTTGGTCTCCACCTTCCACCGCTTCTGCTGTACCTGCAACACAAAACATGCAAAACGTTAAGCAGCTGCATGGATGTAACCTCTGGCAATGCCTCTGCTGGCCTGCTGGTCCCTACCTCTGTGATCCTTCCAACCACCACGTCTCCAACTTCACCATAGAACCTAAGAAGCAAAAACAACTTTAGACCTCTCAAGCTCTATCAATGATTTTTGGGTGTTGGATGAATAATTTGTTGCTTgcaatcaatatatatatatatatatatatatatatatatatatataacctgCAATTATGCACAGAAGAGCTGTCCTTCTTAAAATACAACAAATCAACATAAGGACCATATTTATTGTACATAAGACTCAAAATAAACCTTGCTGCACAgaccaatttatttaaaaaaaactgactcGCCTGGTCTTTAAAGGACGTACACAGATGAGCTTGTTGACCCTCTCCACTTCTCCAGCCACAGAGGCCGTTAGCTTTTCTTCATCCATATATGTGCCATGGCCCCTGAAAATGTATGCTTCCGTAATGAGTTCACATGACATGCTTCACGAGGTGCCAACCATAGGCATTTCTCTAATAACCAATGGGTTAGTCCAAGTTTTTAAAACACTATGAAAACTGAGACACCAgtaaatttaatgtaaaaaataatgctataattaattataaatataatcAATTCAATCCGGCTATTTTCGTGTGCAGATCGAAAACGATTATGTACATCATGCAATATGAGAAAACATCACAAATGCGATGACTGGTAACCaaccaaccaaaaaaaaattaaccgcTATTATTTGTTTACAGtattatttatattgcacaCGTGCTTGGGAGTTAGCTTAACTTATACCATAGTCAGTGTATGGTACATAACCAAAAAAACTAGCAAAAATCTCGTCAAACTGAAtgtaaaaaacatacaaaagatAGTACAAAGGAATTTTAAGCCATATTGGACAAATAATAATAGAAAGCAACTAGTTATTACTGTAATTCAAAATCATTATTTAGACCCCAGCTCTGACTTTGATTAACTACTCAACTAAAAATGGAAAACGACGTTCTTTTACCGCATGAAGCCAGTATCAGATGTGATAACATCTCCAGGAACAACGAGATGTTTTTCATTTGACTCCGATACCGTTTCTTGTTTCCTGAAAACGGGTAATCGCATCAATCCAGCAGCCATGCTTTCTCCTCTCGCGCCTATAGATACGGTCGCCGTTTAATGACGTCACTACATCATTTTTGACGGCCACCTTCTATCTTCTTCTACTCCCAAACTTTCCCGAGTAATTAAATAATAGACATGCTCAATATTGCCCCCTACCCCACTGGAGGATAACAGAAAATTTACAGTACGAATTGTCACATTGAGCCAGGGGTGCACAACTCCAGtactggagggccggagccctgtgtagcttagttctttcccaccataaataattcagctcaagagctgtgtggtaattagcacaaggagttgaatcaggtgtgttaaatgaggggaaacccaaaaatgtacagggctccggccccccaggactggagttgggcagcCCTGCATTAAGCCATCCTGGATAAATCATCTTGTGGCCATTGAATATATTCAAATTAGTGATTATTCTTAAAATATTCTGTACTCTTAATCTCAGAGTGACTTTTGCTCACAAAACAATatttgtgaaagaaatcatTATAATTCAGACAACCTCAGGGACATGGAAAATTTAAGTGTTTTGGTCAAAATATTTTCTTATCAATGAAATATTGTTGAGAAACCTTCCTATGAGTAGATGCTTTGATTTCAAATGACATatcaacacaaaaatatttttgtaataatgtatttaaaatacaaggTAGTACAGTTATTTTATAATTGCATACcatcataaaaaaaatgtttctaagTGATCATGTACAGTTTGTACACGTATTTACAGTGTTAAAGTGACTACATAGAACCTGTCAAAGCAAAGCACACAGACACTGCATTCTTTCCCTGAGCAGGACAGGACATAAAGGGGCTCATGGAGTCTCTGAGAAAACATTCAAATGGTTTCAAATAGGTATTTTTATACGGTTTAACTAGTTAGTTGCTTTTGTTCCATCTGAGGTTGCATTGCCCTCCCAGTTGAACTACCATTGCATTGCATGTTGTAGCAGATGACACCGATTGATAAGTCTGTGGGTGGGAAGTGCAGACCAGTTTATGCTGGCTCAGACCAGGCCTGGCCCACCCAATCACAAGCTTGGCTCAAACCCAAATACCCCCAACCTTGGCCCCTTCAGTGAATGCTGTAGCCCACACTACAACTTTGAGCTGGAACCAGGCCCAGCTTAGACTCTGACTGACTGTAGCCATAGTCTGACTCCTTGAGTCTCCCCGTTACAACATTGATGATGAGATGCACACCTGAGATGAAACTCAGAGAAGGGTTATAGGCTTACACACTTCAATGtgcatcagtgtgtgtgtgtgtgtgtgtgtgtgtgtgtgtgttcatgtgtccTTCTTCACAATGCCATGGTGGGAGATCCCGAGGTGGTCACATGAGGCACAAAGGCTGTTGCTGAGAGGGTTAGGCTCTTTGTCGTCGTGGTGACTGTTGCCACAGCGACCGTTGGCTCCGGCCGGTGCCTGGCACTCTTCTGGTGTGCCCGCAGGCCCGCTAACTGGGAGTATGCACTCTGGCAAACATGGCACTGGTAGGGGCGTTCCCCCGTGTGCAGCCGCACGTGGTTGCGCAGGGTGGAGGACTGACTGAAGCGGCGTCCGCAGAAGCGGCAGACGAACGGCTTGTCCAGTGTGTGGATGCGCATGTGTGACCGCAGGTTGCTGCGCGAGTTGAAGCCCCGCCGGCAGATGACGCAGCGCATGCGACCAGCCACCATTGATgaaggaggagaggaagaggaggagtgGGGGGAGGTGGACGGTGCAAATCCATCACTTGCGTGGGTGTCATCTGTGCAGAAGGAAAGGAGTCATATTGTGTTTGCAACCTGGTGTTGAGCAGATGAACCAACAGCTGACGCTCATAATTGAAGATCTGCACTAGTGGGCAAATTTGTGGAAAGACGTCCAATTtttagagactgcagaactttattcaactgttgcttcacttacttatttaatcatccaattta
This is a stretch of genomic DNA from Paramormyrops kingsleyae isolate MSU_618 chromosome 7, PKINGS_0.4, whole genome shotgun sequence. It encodes these proteins:
- the exosc2 gene encoding exosome complex component RRP4; protein product: MAAGLMRLPVFRKQETVSESNEKHLVVPGDVITSDTGFMRGHGTYMDEEKLTASVAGEVERVNKLICVRPLKTRFYGEVGDVVVGRITEVQQKRWKVETNSRLDSVLLLSSVNLPGGELRRRCAEDELAMRDYLQEGDLINAEVQSVFSDGALSLHTRSLKYGKLGQGVLVQVSPSLVKRQKTHFHNLPCGASIILGNNGYIWLYPTPGQQDEEAGGFHTSMEPVSLPDREVISRLRNCILALATHKVMLYDTSVLYCYESSRPHEIKDLLKPEVMEEVVMITRQRLVEQAG